The following are from one region of the Tachysurus fulvidraco isolate hzauxx_2018 chromosome 15, HZAU_PFXX_2.0, whole genome shotgun sequence genome:
- the c15h16orf89 gene encoding UPF0764 protein C16orf89 homolog: MRVPVTLLLVASLRFVHQEVIDDILDTLSKGVDFFEQQSRDMNLDGVVGYVILQAQLQEATKSQTHSDSLNLSQRSIAMSLVKKLDKSLALAVTSLQETDPKYYKEFEPVLSASFWSLPRERISTDPSLSYTSPGSVECYDEQLGDKCMTLLLGTWKDDGTPCIVTKACRDTMTRFGCPDYSLSHQLLYFMIGTMKGCTRMLKGELRLSRVNITVQQYQKIFCSNMMKSNQEIGVKGFTGQIQDIFMENILLCGLAGFSDFYKAAWLQHILTWQDKELGCFGKNEDYSQMFEEYLDTLHKRVKRREKTLKDGCSSHTTGVAMSALGGYLNYYLSEQDITKRPLV, translated from the exons ATGCGCGTGCCCGTGACGCTCCTGCTGGTCGCGAGCCTGCGCTTTGTGCACCAGGAGGTTATAGATGACATTCTGGACACTTTGTCTAAAGGAGTGGACTTTTTTGAGCAGCAGAGCAGGGACATGAATCTGGATGGTGTTGTTGGTTATGTCATCCTGCAAG cCCAGTTACAGGAAGCCACGAAATCTCAGACCCATTCAGACTCTCTGAACCTCTCTCAGCGCTCCATCGCCATGTCTCTGGTCAAAAAACTAGACAAAAGTCTGGCTCTTGCTGTCACGTCTCTTCAGGAAACGGATCCTAAATATTAcaaag AGTTTGAACCCGTCTTGTCGGCATCTTTTTGGTCACTGCCTCGTGAACGGATCTCCACGGACCCGTCCCTGTCGTACACGTCGCCGGGATCCGTCGAGTGCTACGACGAGCAGCTCGGGGATAAGTGCATGACGCTGCTTCTGGGAACCtg gAAAGACGACGGGACGCCGTGCATCGTTACGAAAGCCTGCAGGGATACGATGACGCGGTTCGGGTGTCCGGATTACTCTCTGTCTCACCAGCTGCTGTACTTCATGATCGGGACGATG aaaGGATGTACCAGGATGCTGAAGGGGGAATTGAGGCTCTCGCGGGTTAACATCACTGTCCAACAATATCAGAAGATTTTCTGCTCCAACATGATGAAGAGCAACCAGGAGATCGGCGTCAAGGGCTTCACTGGACAAATACAAGATATCTTCATGGAGAACA TTCTGTTATGTGGGTTGGCCGGATTCTCAGACTTCTACAAAGCCGCCTGGCTGCAGCACATTCTGACCTGGCAGGACAAAGAACTGGGTTGTTTCGGGAAAAACG AAGACTACTCGCAGATGTTCGAGGAATATTTGGACACGCTGCACAAGCGAGTGAAGAGAAGGGAGAAGACGCTAAAAG ACGGATGCTCGAGTCACACCACAGGCGTGGCCATGAGCGCTCTGGGTGGTTACCTCAACTATTATCTGTCTGAACAAGACATTACAAAACGACCGCTGgtgtaa